From Amycolatopsis sp. YIM 10, the proteins below share one genomic window:
- a CDS encoding phosphotransferase enzyme family protein: MDGRFTREKLDGALAEACALLGVKARGARLLRFTNNAVYSLADAPVVVRIVGSRTLRHRAYKVVTVARHFARHGVPAIRLFGDLRQPLELGEHLVTVWERVPGNAGQGTAADLAALLRQVHRLEPPDGVGEWAPLDDVRARVADAEELAPGDRRFLLDRCAEVEEQLAGVEFALPKALVHGDAHPGNVIAGPDGPVLCDFDSSCVGPPEWDLIPLAVGRERFGDPAGRYRELVDGYGFDVTRWSGFPALRAARELKLTTSVLPILRSHPYVRGQLRMRLADLRAGRTGTRWSRYR; encoded by the coding sequence GTGGACGGCCGGTTCACCAGGGAGAAGCTGGACGGGGCGCTCGCTGAGGCGTGCGCCCTGCTCGGCGTGAAAGCGCGTGGGGCGCGGCTGCTCCGGTTCACCAACAACGCGGTCTACTCGCTGGCGGACGCGCCCGTCGTGGTGCGGATCGTCGGCTCGCGGACGTTGCGCCACCGCGCCTACAAGGTGGTCACCGTCGCCCGGCACTTCGCCCGGCACGGGGTGCCGGCCATCCGCCTGTTCGGTGACCTCCGTCAGCCCCTGGAGCTGGGCGAACACCTGGTGACGGTGTGGGAGCGGGTGCCGGGCAACGCCGGTCAGGGCACCGCCGCGGACCTGGCCGCGCTGTTGCGTCAGGTGCACCGGCTCGAACCGCCGGACGGCGTCGGTGAGTGGGCGCCGCTGGACGACGTCCGCGCGCGGGTGGCCGACGCCGAGGAACTGGCGCCCGGCGACCGGCGGTTCCTGCTGGATCGCTGCGCCGAGGTGGAAGAACAGCTGGCCGGCGTCGAGTTCGCGCTGCCGAAGGCGCTGGTGCACGGCGACGCGCACCCCGGCAACGTGATCGCCGGACCGGACGGCCCGGTGCTGTGCGACTTCGACTCGTCCTGCGTCGGCCCGCCCGAGTGGGACCTGATCCCGCTGGCCGTCGGCCGCGAGCGGTTCGGCGACCCCGCCGGGCGCTACCGCGAACTGGTCGACGGTTACGGCTTCGACGTGACCCGCTGGTCCGGCTTCCCGGCGCTGCGGGCGGCCCGCGAGCTGAAGCTGACCACCAGCGTGCTCCCGATCCTGCGCAGCCATCCGTACGTCCGGGGGCAGCTGCGGATGCGGCTGGCGGACCTCCGCGCCGGGCGCACCGGTACCCGATGGAGTCGGTACCGCTGA
- a CDS encoding ABC transporter ATP-binding protein translates to MSVAENVATSATAVENGEEVSGVEIQLEQVTKRYPGQQKPAVENFSMVVPAGKIVIFVGPSGCGKTTTMRMINRLIEPTSGKITIGGEDALSLNPDQLRRTIGYAIQQAGLFPHFTVSQNIAVVPGLLGWDKQKIANRVEEMMDLVGLDPAQYRDRYPRQLSGGQQQRVGVARALAADPPVLLMDEPFGAVDPITRGNLQDELLRLQTDLKKTIVFVTHDFSEAVKLGDKIAVLGDQSTILQYDTPDAILANPANDTVAGFVGAGASLKQLTLLRVRDIDYSDEGMITVAIGDSPAEVRKRLTDNRKTYALVLDDRRRPQSWVHVRDLATASSLGAVARPIGDSVSTQSTLQDALEAILTEGGRAVVTGTRGEYVGGVDIETVMETVRQLRAEHGDDA, encoded by the coding sequence GTGTCCGTGGCTGAGAACGTGGCAACGTCGGCGACCGCCGTCGAGAACGGCGAAGAGGTCTCCGGCGTGGAGATCCAGCTCGAGCAGGTGACCAAGCGGTACCCCGGCCAGCAGAAACCCGCGGTGGAGAACTTCTCCATGGTGGTGCCGGCGGGGAAGATCGTGATCTTCGTCGGGCCGTCCGGCTGTGGCAAGACCACCACCATGCGGATGATCAACCGGTTGATCGAGCCCACCTCGGGCAAGATCACCATCGGCGGCGAGGACGCGCTCTCGCTCAACCCGGACCAGCTCCGGCGCACCATCGGGTACGCGATCCAGCAGGCGGGGCTGTTCCCGCACTTCACCGTCAGCCAGAACATCGCCGTGGTGCCCGGCCTGCTCGGCTGGGACAAGCAGAAGATCGCCAACCGGGTCGAGGAGATGATGGACCTGGTCGGCCTCGACCCGGCCCAGTACCGCGACCGGTACCCCCGGCAGCTCTCCGGTGGCCAGCAGCAGCGCGTCGGGGTGGCCCGAGCGCTCGCCGCCGACCCGCCGGTGCTGCTGATGGACGAGCCGTTCGGCGCGGTCGACCCGATCACCCGCGGCAACCTGCAGGACGAGCTGCTGCGGCTGCAGACCGATCTGAAGAAGACGATCGTCTTCGTCACGCACGACTTCAGCGAGGCGGTCAAGCTCGGCGACAAGATCGCCGTGCTCGGTGACCAGTCGACGATCCTGCAGTACGACACCCCGGACGCCATCCTGGCGAACCCGGCGAACGACACGGTGGCCGGGTTTGTCGGTGCCGGTGCTTCGCTCAAGCAGCTGACCCTGCTGCGCGTGCGGGACATCGACTACAGCGACGAGGGCATGATCACCGTGGCGATCGGCGATTCGCCCGCCGAGGTCCGCAAGCGGCTTACGGACAACCGCAAGACCTACGCGCTGGTGCTCGACGACCGGCGCCGCCCGCAGAGCTGGGTGCACGTCCGCGACCTGGCCACGGCGAGTTCTCTCGGCGCGGTCGCCCGCCCGATCGGCGACTCGGTGAGCACCCAGTCGACCCTGCAGGACGCGCTGGAGGCGATTCTCACCGAAGGCGGTCGCGCGGTGGTCACCGGGACGCGTGGCGAGTACGTCGGCGGCGTGGACATCGAGACCGTGATGGAGACGGTGCGGCAGCTGCGGGCCGAGCACGGGGACGACGCATGA
- a CDS encoding helix-turn-helix transcriptional regulator, with product MDAMNSTESHQGQAGHPIPPTAWEQPEMREALAAREISSVYRQLRKHGVSQRQIAAMTGQSQSEVSEILKGRQVMAYDVLVRIADGLGVARGYMGLAYDEATAIQVVGNADGQQAEEDESVKRRKFLAHAAQVTMGAAVFGPASEAWATRPARTPAPGRIGMTDVRQMEAATRALRALDYQYGGGFCRDAVVAQLSWGQQMLESSGAEMVKSRLYVALADLHSLAGWTSFDTGLVDSARGHFANALDLAKQGDNNPLVANVLYRMGRVYLHQDAPNDALKLFQLGQIAAQESGSELAISVLCANQAWAYAMMGNEEQALKLLGRTKDEFARADIASAESWVQFFNETDVYAMIGTVHTALAIEGKVDHTKYAIPALTRAVEAYGDDMARSRVFNLSALATNHLLEGDLDQGAKVGGKALDAAEGLKSARIKDRMMPLKVEAERRRNNADARDLADRINAFYAA from the coding sequence ATGGACGCCATGAACAGCACTGAGTCCCACCAGGGACAAGCTGGTCATCCCATCCCGCCGACTGCCTGGGAGCAGCCGGAGATGCGAGAGGCGCTCGCCGCTCGCGAGATCAGCTCGGTGTACCGCCAGTTGCGCAAGCACGGGGTATCGCAGCGCCAGATCGCCGCGATGACCGGCCAGTCGCAGTCCGAGGTGTCGGAGATCCTCAAGGGGCGGCAGGTGATGGCCTACGACGTCCTGGTGCGGATCGCCGACGGCCTGGGTGTCGCCAGGGGATACATGGGCCTCGCCTACGACGAGGCCACGGCGATACAGGTCGTCGGCAACGCCGACGGCCAGCAGGCTGAGGAGGACGAGTCCGTGAAACGGCGGAAGTTCCTCGCGCACGCCGCGCAGGTCACCATGGGTGCAGCGGTCTTCGGACCGGCGTCCGAGGCTTGGGCGACGCGTCCCGCGAGGACACCGGCGCCAGGCCGGATCGGGATGACCGACGTCCGGCAGATGGAGGCCGCCACCCGGGCACTTCGTGCGCTGGACTACCAGTACGGCGGCGGTTTCTGCCGCGACGCGGTGGTCGCGCAGCTGTCCTGGGGACAGCAGATGCTCGAATCCAGCGGGGCCGAGATGGTCAAGTCCCGGCTCTACGTGGCGCTGGCCGACCTGCACAGCCTGGCCGGCTGGACCTCGTTCGACACCGGCCTGGTCGACTCGGCGCGCGGGCACTTCGCGAACGCGCTGGACCTGGCCAAGCAGGGCGACAACAACCCGCTGGTGGCCAACGTGCTCTACCGGATGGGCCGGGTCTACCTGCACCAGGACGCGCCGAACGACGCGCTCAAGCTGTTCCAGCTGGGCCAGATCGCGGCCCAGGAATCCGGCTCCGAGCTGGCCATCTCGGTGCTCTGCGCGAACCAGGCCTGGGCCTACGCGATGATGGGCAACGAGGAGCAGGCGCTCAAGCTGCTCGGCCGGACCAAGGACGAGTTCGCCCGCGCGGACATCGCCAGCGCCGAGTCCTGGGTGCAGTTCTTCAACGAGACCGACGTCTACGCGATGATCGGCACGGTGCACACCGCGCTGGCCATCGAGGGCAAGGTCGACCACACCAAGTACGCGATCCCGGCGCTGACCAGGGCGGTCGAGGCCTACGGCGACGACATGGCCCGCAGCCGGGTGTTCAACCTGAGCGCGCTGGCCACCAACCACCTGCTCGAAGGCGACCTGGACCAGGGCGCGAAGGTGGGCGGCAAGGCGCTGGACGCGGCCGAGGGGCTCAAGTCCGCGCGCATCAAGGACCGGATGATGCCCTTGAAGGTCGAGGCCGAGCGTCGCCGGAACAACGCCGACGCGCGCGACCTCGCGGACCGGATCAACGCGTTCTACGCCGCTTGA
- a CDS encoding copper resistance D family protein: protein MTQAETTSRVRYSTLLCVVAAALVGTLIGVALSATAPIPGVTEVSEVVSVAIPIVRVLLDIAAVATIGLSLLSVLVGYDRPKLTEPVLRVARPAAVAGALVWSVTAFVALVLQTAEFRPRSETIGAGDVWDYIVQIGAGKALLVVGVLALLHAGLGVLTLRHGEKVPAEVRVGLGLFALLPLPVTGHASNWDYHDYTMISMELHVMSAVAWTGGLGAMAVLLIGNRTLLAHALPRFSKLATLCLLLSAATGLFNGIVEINLNPTMDLFTGLFTTPYGQLVLLKLGCTVVIALFGAHVRWRLMPKIVRHERTALALWATLELTVMGLAFGFAVVLTRAPVA from the coding sequence ATGACACAGGCCGAGACCACCTCGCGAGTCCGTTACTCCACGCTGCTCTGCGTGGTCGCCGCCGCACTGGTGGGCACGCTGATCGGCGTCGCGCTGTCGGCCACCGCGCCGATCCCCGGGGTGACCGAGGTGAGCGAGGTGGTCTCGGTGGCCATCCCGATCGTGCGGGTGCTGCTGGACATCGCGGCCGTCGCCACGATCGGGCTGTCCCTGTTGTCGGTGCTGGTCGGTTACGACCGGCCGAAGCTGACCGAGCCGGTCCTGCGCGTGGCGCGGCCCGCCGCGGTGGCCGGCGCGCTGGTGTGGTCGGTCACCGCGTTCGTCGCGCTGGTGCTGCAGACCGCCGAGTTCCGCCCGCGGTCCGAGACCATCGGCGCGGGTGATGTGTGGGACTACATCGTGCAGATCGGCGCCGGCAAGGCGCTGCTCGTGGTGGGCGTGCTGGCGCTGCTGCACGCCGGGCTCGGCGTGCTCACGCTGCGGCACGGCGAGAAGGTGCCCGCCGAGGTCCGCGTCGGGCTCGGCCTGTTCGCGCTGCTGCCGCTGCCGGTCACCGGGCACGCGTCGAACTGGGACTACCACGACTACACGATGATCTCGATGGAGCTGCACGTGATGAGCGCCGTCGCCTGGACCGGCGGGCTCGGCGCGATGGCGGTGCTGCTGATCGGGAACCGGACCCTGCTGGCGCACGCCCTGCCGCGGTTCTCCAAGCTGGCCACCCTCTGCCTGCTCCTGTCCGCGGCGACGGGCCTGTTCAACGGGATCGTCGAGATCAACCTGAACCCGACGATGGACCTGTTCACCGGCCTGTTCACCACGCCGTACGGACAGCTGGTGCTGCTGAAACTGGGGTGCACCGTGGTGATCGCCCTGTTCGGCGCGCACGTCCGCTGGCGACTGATGCCGAAGATCGTGCGGCACGAGCGCACGGCGCTGGCGCTGTGGGCGACGCTGGAACTGACCGTCATGGGACTGGCCTTCGGCTTCGCCGTGGTGCTCACGCGAGCCCCGGTGGCCTGA
- a CDS encoding ABC transporter permease, with the protein MNLFEFVADRWDRISLEAWLHVSAVVQCTIIAAVLGVLIGVAVYRSPIGSAVATALASAILTIPSFALLGLLIPVVGLGTEPTVIALVLYALLPIVRNTIVGLGGVDPAIADAAKGIGMSRFGVLTRVELRLAWPAILAGMRVATQMLMGIAVIAAYAKGPGLGDEVFSGLVRAGSANAVNEALVGTIGVVILALLLEGVYFLISRFTISRGVRG; encoded by the coding sequence GTGAACCTCTTCGAGTTCGTCGCCGACCGGTGGGATCGGATCTCGCTCGAGGCGTGGTTGCACGTGAGCGCGGTCGTGCAGTGCACGATCATCGCCGCGGTGCTCGGCGTGCTGATCGGGGTGGCGGTCTACCGCTCCCCGATCGGCTCCGCCGTGGCCACCGCGCTGGCCAGCGCGATCCTGACGATTCCGTCGTTCGCGCTGCTCGGCCTGCTGATCCCGGTGGTCGGCCTCGGCACCGAGCCGACCGTGATCGCGCTGGTGCTCTACGCCCTGCTGCCGATCGTGCGCAACACGATCGTCGGCCTCGGCGGGGTGGACCCGGCGATCGCCGACGCGGCCAAGGGCATCGGGATGAGCCGCTTCGGCGTGCTGACCAGGGTGGAACTGCGGCTCGCGTGGCCGGCCATCCTGGCCGGCATGCGGGTCGCCACCCAGATGCTGATGGGCATCGCGGTGATCGCGGCCTACGCCAAGGGCCCCGGCCTCGGTGACGAGGTCTTCTCCGGGCTGGTCCGCGCGGGCAGCGCCAACGCGGTCAACGAGGCGCTGGTCGGCACGATCGGCGTGGTCATCCTCGCGCTGCTCCTCGAGGGCGTGTACTTCCTGATCTCCCGATTCACCATCTCAAGGGGTGTCCGTGGCTGA
- a CDS encoding BCCT family transporter, which translates to MTTGSQDGKPGEEEVEGVGAHSADTTDTQDLANAPDTTGAGHAPDEHVPLELAADRPAETDRTVFGVAAVLALAIIVWGVASPTSLASVAKTLLNKAVIPYGGWAFVLTASGFVLFAVCLAISRYGRIPLGQDKEKPEFRTSSWIAMMFSAGMGIGLMFFGVYEPVSHLASPPPGTAAAGSDEAVHTAMATTLFHWTVHPWAIYAVVGLAIAYSTFRKGRSQLISSVFAPLLGKRRTEGPLGKAIDVMAIFATLFGSAASLGLGALQVGGGLGAVGWIDNPGKGVLVAIIAILTIAFIASAVSGVAKGIQWLSNINMVLAAVLAVFVLVVGPTVLIFNLVPGAIGDYFRELAEMSGRTGATGGEDMQTWLSGWTVFYWAWWISWTPFVGMFIARISRGRTIRQFIIGVIAVPSVVSLIWFAIFGGAAINRQQNGVDIAGAGDAQSATFELLETLPWFIPIAVLVMVLVSIFFVSGADAASVVMGTLSQRGSVHPKKNVVIFWGVLMGAVSAVMLLVGGDEGLTGLQNLTILIAVPFVVVMIGLCVAVWRDLRHDPLVLREDEMMRSLEEMHEERTNGGLKPRRRLLKGRRP; encoded by the coding sequence ATGACTACGGGTTCGCAGGACGGCAAACCAGGCGAAGAGGAGGTCGAGGGCGTGGGCGCGCACAGCGCGGACACCACGGACACCCAAGACCTCGCGAACGCGCCGGACACCACCGGCGCAGGTCATGCCCCGGATGAGCATGTCCCGCTCGAACTGGCCGCGGACCGGCCCGCCGAGACCGACAGGACGGTGTTCGGCGTCGCGGCGGTGCTCGCGCTCGCCATCATCGTCTGGGGCGTCGCGTCGCCGACCAGTCTCGCCTCGGTCGCCAAGACCCTGCTCAACAAAGCGGTAATTCCCTACGGTGGCTGGGCATTCGTGCTCACCGCATCCGGATTCGTGTTGTTCGCCGTGTGCCTGGCGATCAGCCGCTACGGCCGCATTCCGCTGGGCCAGGACAAGGAGAAGCCGGAATTCCGGACCTCCTCGTGGATCGCCATGATGTTCAGCGCCGGAATGGGCATCGGCCTGATGTTCTTCGGTGTCTACGAACCGGTTTCGCATCTCGCGAGCCCGCCGCCGGGTACCGCCGCGGCCGGCTCCGACGAGGCCGTGCACACCGCGATGGCGACCACGCTGTTCCACTGGACCGTGCACCCGTGGGCGATCTACGCGGTGGTCGGCCTCGCCATCGCCTACAGCACCTTCCGCAAGGGCCGCAGCCAGCTGATCAGCTCGGTGTTCGCGCCGCTGCTCGGCAAGCGCCGCACCGAGGGCCCGCTGGGCAAGGCGATCGACGTGATGGCGATCTTCGCCACGCTGTTCGGCTCGGCCGCCTCGCTGGGGCTGGGCGCGCTGCAGGTCGGCGGCGGTCTCGGTGCGGTCGGCTGGATCGACAACCCCGGCAAGGGCGTGCTGGTGGCGATCATCGCCATCCTGACCATCGCGTTCATCGCCTCGGCGGTGTCCGGCGTGGCCAAGGGCATCCAGTGGCTGTCCAACATCAACATGGTGCTGGCCGCCGTGCTGGCGGTCTTCGTGCTGGTGGTCGGCCCGACCGTGCTGATCTTCAACCTGGTGCCCGGCGCGATCGGGGACTACTTCCGCGAGCTGGCCGAGATGTCCGGCCGCACCGGGGCCACCGGTGGCGAGGACATGCAGACCTGGCTGTCCGGCTGGACGGTCTTCTACTGGGCCTGGTGGATCTCGTGGACGCCGTTCGTCGGCATGTTCATCGCCCGCATCTCGCGCGGCCGCACCATCCGCCAGTTCATCATCGGCGTGATCGCGGTGCCGAGCGTGGTGAGCCTGATCTGGTTCGCCATCTTCGGCGGCGCGGCGATCAACCGGCAGCAGAACGGCGTGGACATCGCCGGCGCGGGCGACGCCCAGTCGGCCACCTTCGAGCTGCTCGAGACGCTGCCGTGGTTCATCCCCATCGCCGTGCTGGTGATGGTGCTGGTGTCCATCTTCTTCGTCTCCGGCGCGGACGCCGCGTCGGTGGTGATGGGCACGCTGTCGCAACGCGGATCGGTGCACCCGAAGAAGAACGTGGTGATCTTCTGGGGCGTGCTGATGGGTGCGGTCTCGGCGGTGATGCTGCTGGTCGGCGGCGACGAAGGGCTGACCGGGCTGCAGAACCTGACGATCCTCATCGCGGTGCCGTTCGTGGTGGTGATGATCGGTCTCTGTGTCGCCGTCTGGCGCGATCTGCGCCATGATCCGCTCGTGTTGCGGGAGGACGAAATGATGAGGTCACTGGAAGAGATGCACGAGGAGCGCACGAACGGGGGCCTCAAGCCCCGGCGCAGGCTGCTCAAGGGCCGCCGGCCGTGA
- a CDS encoding copper resistance CopC family protein yields MRRILVAVLTATALLGLASPALAHNVLVSSDPAKGATLQEGPQRVTLTFDQYVQSADVNQVAVTGPDGSQWAEGAVEVKGNVVSAPLRPLGPAGEYTLGFRILSADGHAVSDEIKFTLAKAGTGTPAAADAARSGGTGGGAAEEASGGVPLWVWIGGAVVLLALGLVFALRAGKEPTKS; encoded by the coding sequence ATGAGGCGGATCCTGGTCGCGGTGCTGACCGCGACGGCACTGCTCGGGCTCGCTTCGCCGGCGCTGGCGCACAACGTGCTGGTCTCGTCCGACCCGGCCAAGGGCGCGACGCTGCAGGAAGGCCCACAGCGCGTCACGCTGACCTTCGACCAGTACGTGCAGTCGGCCGACGTGAACCAGGTCGCGGTGACCGGCCCCGACGGCTCGCAGTGGGCCGAGGGCGCGGTCGAGGTCAAGGGCAACGTGGTGAGCGCGCCGCTGCGCCCGCTCGGCCCGGCCGGCGAGTACACGCTCGGCTTCCGCATCCTGTCCGCGGACGGGCACGCGGTGAGCGACGAGATCAAGTTCACCCTGGCGAAGGCGGGCACCGGCACCCCGGCGGCCGCCGACGCGGCCCGTTCCGGCGGGACCGGCGGCGGCGCGGCCGAGGAGGCCTCCGGCGGCGTGCCGCTGTGGGTCTGGATCGGCGGCGCGGTGGTGCTGCTCGCACTGGGCCTGGTGTTCGCGCTGCGCGCGGGTAAGGAACCGACGAAGTCATGA
- a CDS encoding tetratricopeptide repeat protein, translating into MTTGQGSMTTAPAPRRSPEAEPAVPRELEQPPAHFTNRTEQLELLDRLLDGPRDRPVVQVICGLGGIGKSALARQWVHRVRGRFPRGQLYADLGAFNATGPTDTGELLKRFLEAFGIDGKKQPAGLDELKALYRTETAGRPLLVVLDDAVSSEQVAPLIPAAPGSIVVVTSRFRLGGLRASHGARRIDLTKFEHGHGIQLLTAIVDDERTDEVTSHLTKMVTFCDGLPIALHVLGVKLANQPHLSAARAASQLERLRLAALADQKENLSVTSTFDLSYQDLSPEAARLYRALGLHPGPEFGLGAATGAAGRSLDDTEALLGELVQSGLLEVHKERFGFHDLVRMHAEDKAAADPAEADAARRRILEWYLRAARRTEDTLTVPDQDRIPYEFGDRGPDPESLPGNDDALPWLERERPNLIAAIQTADEHELPELAWQLAAAMWPLFLLRKHYRDFLTVSQLGVKCAERWGNPSAKALMLNRSGAACRGAGRFDEAIGYYTAAKEALADGGDLAIAIRSMEGLGLVALAQDRVDDALTHFEEDLAYARRLERAHDVNLALVNLGVTLVKAGRAAEAVDHLEQAKSLLDAQGDEYNRARAQIDLGRALAHDERFDEARTQVEAALATMESAGSAFEQARAIHALGDVAKLAGDIAEAKSRYEAALPIYTELNRPEAKPLAEELRSFA; encoded by the coding sequence GTGACAACCGGCCAGGGTTCGATGACCACCGCACCGGCGCCGCGGCGATCGCCGGAGGCGGAACCGGCGGTACCGCGGGAACTGGAGCAGCCACCCGCCCACTTCACCAACCGCACCGAACAGCTTGAGCTGCTCGACCGGTTGCTCGACGGCCCCCGCGACCGGCCGGTGGTCCAGGTGATCTGCGGGCTCGGCGGCATCGGCAAGTCGGCGCTGGCGCGGCAGTGGGTGCACCGCGTTCGCGGCCGCTTCCCCCGCGGCCAGCTCTACGCCGATCTCGGCGCCTTCAACGCCACCGGCCCCACCGATACGGGTGAACTGCTCAAGCGCTTTCTCGAGGCCTTCGGCATCGACGGCAAGAAGCAGCCTGCCGGGCTCGACGAACTCAAGGCGCTCTACCGCACCGAGACCGCCGGACGTCCGCTGCTGGTGGTGCTCGACGACGCCGTGTCCTCCGAGCAGGTGGCCCCGCTCATTCCCGCCGCGCCGGGCAGCATCGTGGTGGTGACCAGCCGTTTCCGCCTCGGCGGACTGCGTGCCAGCCACGGCGCGCGGCGCATCGACCTGACCAAGTTCGAGCACGGCCACGGCATCCAGCTGCTCACCGCGATCGTCGACGACGAGCGCACCGACGAGGTCACCTCGCACCTGACGAAGATGGTCACCTTCTGCGACGGACTGCCGATCGCCCTGCACGTGCTGGGCGTCAAGCTGGCCAACCAGCCGCACCTGTCCGCTGCGCGCGCCGCCAGTCAACTGGAACGATTGCGGTTGGCGGCATTGGCGGACCAGAAGGAGAACCTCTCGGTGACCAGCACCTTCGACCTCTCGTACCAGGACCTGTCCCCGGAGGCGGCGCGGCTCTACCGCGCGCTCGGCCTGCACCCGGGGCCCGAGTTCGGCCTCGGTGCGGCGACCGGCGCCGCCGGGCGGTCGCTGGACGACACCGAGGCGCTGCTCGGTGAGCTGGTCCAGTCCGGGCTGCTCGAAGTGCACAAGGAGCGGTTCGGCTTCCACGACCTGGTCCGCATGCACGCCGAGGACAAGGCCGCCGCCGACCCCGCGGAGGCCGACGCCGCCCGCCGCCGCATCCTCGAGTGGTACCTGCGCGCCGCCCGGCGCACCGAGGACACGCTGACCGTGCCCGACCAGGACCGCATCCCGTACGAGTTCGGCGACCGCGGGCCGGATCCCGAGTCGCTGCCGGGCAACGACGACGCGCTGCCGTGGCTCGAGCGCGAGCGGCCCAACCTGATCGCCGCCATCCAGACCGCCGACGAACACGAGCTGCCGGAACTCGCCTGGCAGCTGGCCGCCGCCATGTGGCCGCTGTTCCTGCTCCGCAAGCACTACCGCGACTTCCTCACGGTCAGCCAGCTCGGCGTTAAGTGCGCCGAGCGGTGGGGCAATCCCTCGGCGAAGGCGCTGATGCTGAACCGCTCGGGCGCCGCCTGCCGCGGTGCCGGGCGGTTCGACGAGGCCATCGGTTACTACACGGCCGCGAAGGAAGCCCTTGCCGACGGCGGTGACCTGGCGATCGCGATCCGGTCGATGGAGGGACTCGGCCTGGTCGCGCTGGCCCAGGACCGGGTCGACGACGCGCTGACGCACTTCGAGGAGGACTTGGCCTACGCCCGCCGCCTCGAACGCGCGCACGACGTGAACCTCGCGCTGGTCAACCTCGGCGTGACGCTGGTCAAGGCCGGCCGCGCGGCGGAGGCGGTCGACCACCTCGAGCAGGCCAAGTCGCTGCTCGACGCCCAGGGCGACGAGTACAACCGCGCCCGGGCCCAGATCGACCTCGGCCGGGCGCTCGCGCACGACGAACGGTTCGACGAAGCGCGCACCCAGGTCGAGGCCGCCCTCGCCACGATGGAATCGGCGGGTTCCGCCTTCGAACAGGCGCGGGCGATCCACGCGCTCGGCGACGTCGCCAAGCTCGCCGGCGATATCGCCGAAGCCAAGTCGCGTTACGAAGCGGCGTTGCCCATTTACACAGAGCTCAACCGTCCCGAGGCGAAACCGCTCGCGGAAGAGCTCCGGTCATTCGCCTGA
- a CDS encoding YcnI family protein — translation MSTKRFVQRAAVLAGVAGLTGLMGAGLASAHVTADYYGQEPQKGGRGLIVLRVPNEEADAGTTKVEVAFPAEYGITSARTKPVPGWTAEVSKATLPTPVKNGKGADVAEVISKITWTAQGGNKIAAGSAEYQEFEFNASTLPSTVDTLVLPATQTYENGKVVAWDAPPPPEGGEEPEHPAPTIKLAAASSGGDHGHGAAANSEEQSSGHNEASGAAGTDNTARWLGGVGLAVGALGLGVGAGATIRARRGSAPKADA, via the coding sequence ATGTCGACAAAGCGTTTTGTACAACGTGCCGCGGTGCTCGCGGGCGTGGCCGGGCTCACCGGCCTGATGGGTGCCGGGCTCGCCTCGGCCCACGTCACCGCGGACTACTACGGGCAGGAGCCGCAGAAGGGCGGCCGCGGCCTCATCGTGCTGCGCGTGCCCAACGAGGAGGCGGACGCCGGCACCACCAAGGTCGAGGTCGCCTTCCCGGCCGAGTACGGGATCACCTCGGCCCGCACCAAGCCGGTGCCGGGCTGGACCGCCGAGGTGTCCAAGGCCACGCTGCCGACCCCGGTGAAGAACGGCAAGGGCGCCGACGTGGCCGAGGTGATCAGCAAGATCACCTGGACCGCGCAGGGCGGCAACAAGATCGCCGCCGGATCCGCCGAATACCAGGAGTTCGAGTTCAACGCCTCCACTCTGCCGTCCACTGTGGACACACTGGTGCTGCCGGCCACGCAGACCTACGAGAACGGCAAGGTGGTGGCGTGGGACGCGCCGCCGCCCCCCGAAGGCGGCGAGGAGCCGGAGCACCCGGCGCCGACGATCAAGCTGGCGGCGGCGAGCAGCGGTGGTGACCACGGGCACGGCGCCGCGGCGAACTCCGAGGAGCAGTCGTCCGGGCACAACGAAGCGTCGGGTGCCGCGGGCACCGACAACACCGCGCGCTGGCTCGGTGGCGTCGGCCTCGCCGTCGGCGCACTGGGTCTCGGTGTCGGCGCGGGCGCGACCATCCGCGCCCGCCGCGGTTCGGCCCCGAAGGCGGACGCATGA